TTTCCATGCGAATGCCAATTCCTGAGACTTCGCCGGATGTTTGGCTGGTGAGAGTTTGATATTGTTTGGGGTCCATAAATCGCGTATAAGGATCACCCAGTTTTTGCAAAGCTTCGCGAATTGCCACATAAGCTTGTTCATTAGAAGCATATTCTTTGCTTAACAAGCTCTGCCTAGTGGCTAGCCAATCTTGTTGATTAAAACTGCCATCAACATACTCACGATTTACCAATTGCCATACTTGGTCAACTAACGTTTTCGGGCTATCTTGTAAGGCGGCAAGTACGCAGCGAGTCCAAGCAGAGCCAAATACAGATACAGTGGCGGTCGTGGCGATCGCTCCACCAATCAAGACTACTTGGAGCGGCGAGTAACGTTTCGCAGATTGGTTCATGTATATCAGTGGAATATAGTTTTATTGTTGACAGTTTAGCAATCAGGACATTTGGGAATTTTTCAGTTATTATTTAATCTTCACTTATGTTCCCCGCATCATTATTCTCCTGATAGTTTATTAAGGATGATTGCTATGACGATTAGCTTTTTTAGTAGTCTAATATGTCACTATGAAGTTGCAGTAACGTTACTGTGACTTTATTATGACAATTTTATAGATATCAGCTTTACACCCTATATTATTTTTATAAGATAGCACTTCGCCGACTTAATTGTAGGATTTATCGATATTATTTAACCAAGCTTTTATTACCTATGTCATGAGACATAAATTTACAAAAACCTCGTCGATTTCTCCCTGGAGAAAATTCCGTAAACAGTGGCAATTGCTACAAAAAATAGCTTGTGGGTTATGCCTGGTATTTGGTGGTTGGCTAATTTTTACCACTATAACTCTAGTTTGGGCATCGTCTGTGCCAGTAGATGCCTTTTTTGTGCTGGGTGGTAGTATTCGCCGAGAAATTTATGTTACCCAAATCACAGAAAAATATCCACAAATTCCCGTTTTAATTTCCAGTGGTTCCGAACCGCCCTGTATCTGGCTAATTTTTCAGAGGGAAGCGGCAGAGTTACAAAACGTTTGGTTAGAAAATTGTGCCAATTCAACTTTTGAGAATTTTTACTATGGGATTCCCATTTTGCGGCAATGGAAAGTACATAAGGTCAAACTGATTACTTCACCCACTCACCTACCCAGAGCTAAATGGATGGCACAGATTCTCTTCGGCGCTCATGGCATTTGGGTTGAGCCAGATATCGTTTCAGAGCAAGGCATTCCGGGTAATTATGAATCAGGGTGGAAAACTGGCTTAGATATTATCCGCAGCTTATTCTGGGCAGTATTGAGTCACATTATGCAGCCACAATGCTCAAATGTCACAAGACTGGCTGAGGTAGATATGCAAGCTTGGCAGAGTCGAGGTTTTCAGTGTGAACGTCAGGGGGGTGTAGGAAGTAGAGATGAGGGAAGACAGGGTAAACCGTTCTGAATCACAACCAAAGTTAAGAACCGACAAAAAAAGCGGCCTTTATCCTGTTGTTGATTGAGATACAGCACTTCCTGCTGCTATGAGGTACAAATACTCGCGATGCTATTAAGACAGATAAAGGGTCATCCGATGAATTGGTTTACCTCGTAACTCCGGGAAGTGCTGTAATGGGTTTTCCTCCTCAAACAAGATTCGTCGAACTTAGCTAAACAAGAAATTCGCACCCAACAGATTGACATTCACATCAGTCGCAATCAAGTCAGATGTGCCGGATAATGTCATTAATAACTGACCATTTCCAAAACCAGCGTTACCAGTAGTACCAAACTTAGCGAAAATCGCCTTTTCATCTCTAGGGGTATCTATCTGATTGACTTCTGGGAGCGCTTTACTTCCCGCTTCTGGTGTGGGAGTGGTCAGAAAAGTATCTGATAGATTGATTTTATTTGTGTTGGTAAGCTTACCGATTAGACCGACATAAGATATGCGATCGCTCTTGTTATCTCTGCTATCCAGATTACTATTACTATTATGTAGCAAAATTGACTCAACGTTCCAGGTTGTGATTAGTGACTGATAATTCTGTAAATTATCTAATTTCAGTGGTGTATTACCTAAATATAAAGATTCTGGAGAACCGTGAGAAATTATATGTAAGTAGGACTTACGCACTGTACAAAATAATTATCTTGTGTATCAACGTAAATACGTTGTTTCAGGCTTTTATCAATCTCCCTTGATTGGGTGCGATCGCCAAAATATCATTGAAAAATCTCGCTATAAGCCTTGAAAACTATATTTGCTATTTTGGCTTTTCTGTCAATGCGTAAGTCCTAGTAAGTTGGTAATTTGAGAATTTTGTTGTAAGACTTCGGTAATTTCTGCAATCCCGTCTCGGTTTGGGGAAAGAACAAATGTTTTCACTCCCTCTAGTACTCCGTCTTGTAAAGAGGGGATAAACCTTTTTTAACTCCGCCCTCAAATTTTTGGTATTACGGGCTGCTGCTGCGTTTTCTATGCACCCACCTATACCTAATGTCGTCAGACTCTCCTTTGCGATCGCAGCGCTGAAGATATCGCAATCCAAAACACTCCAAAATCAAAGGGTGGGCAAACATTTGCCCACCCAACAAACTTAAACAGAGATAAAGTCGTTCTGAGTCAAGGTAGTAGTATTAACCCCAGCCAGTATCGCTAAAGTTTGATTACCTAAACGAATCTCATTACCAGAGAAAGACAACTGATTGAAACTCAAGCCAGACAAGCCGATTTTATCGCCCTGACCTAAACTAAAGTCGTTGATTCTATCCCGACCTCCGCCTGTCTCCAACACGAAGATATCGCTACCAACATCGCCCAAAAGTAAATCATCTCCTAGTCCGCCAACCAGTAAATCATTACCTATGCCGCCAAAAAGTGAATCATTCCCGTCATCACCATAGAGAATATCATTCCCGTTAGTGCCATAGAGAATATCATTCCCGTTACCGCCATAGAGAATGTCATCTCCTTGGTTACCGTTGAGGGTATCATTCCCGTCACCGCCAACCATTAAATCTCTACCGTCACCGCCAACCATTAAATCTCTACCGTCACCGCCATAGAGTTCGTCATCTCCGTTACCACCGTTGAGGACATCATCTCCCTGATTACCGTTGAGAATATCATTCCCGTCACCGCCATAGAGGATGTCATTACCGTTATCGCCATAGAGGATATCGTTACCAGCATTGGCATAGAGTGTGTCATTACCATTACGACCTGCAAGGATGTCGTTACCAGCGCCGCCAAAAAGGACATCATCACCGTCACCGCCATCGATAACGGGTATTACCGTCAAATCAAACGTGTCGCTAACACTAGCATTGCTGCTGTCAGTTGCGGTAACTATGATGCTAATTGTGCCGTTATTTGGGTCATCGGGAGTACCGCTAAAGGTGCGGGTATTGGAGTCGAAGGTTAACCAGGTAGGTAGAGGGTTGCCGTTAGCGAGGGTGGCATTGTAAGTTAAACTGTCACCAGCATCGACATCAGTAAAGGTATTAGCAGGAACGGTAAAGCTGAAGAAATCATCTTCTTGAGTTGTTTGATTGGCAATGATATTTGCCACAGTTGGCGCATCATTAACAGCTGTTACCGCAAAGGTGTTGCTTTGTCCAGTCAAAGTGGCTGTACCATCAGTGACATCGTAGGTGAGGGTGACAGAACCATTAAAGTCGGCGTTGGGAGTGAAGGTATAAGTCCCGTTATTGTTGTTAACCAATGTGCCGTTATTAGCAGTTAAGTTAGCAACGGTAAGAATATCACCATCCACATCACTGAAACCTGCTAATAAATCCGCCTGATTAATAATAATGGCAGTATCTTCGGGGGTGTTGCTGAGAGTTGCTGTGGGTGAACCTACAGGAGCATCATTAACAGGAGTGACAGCAAAGGTGTTGCTTTGTCCATTCAAAGTGGCTGTACCATCAGTGACATCGTAGGTGAGGGTGACAGAACCATTAAAGTCGGCGTTGGGAGTGAAGGTATAAGTCCCGTTATTGTTGTTAACCAATGTGCCGTTATTAGCAGTTAAGTTAGCAACGGTAAGAATATCACCATCCACATCACTGAAACCTGCTAATAAATCCGCCTGATTAATAATAATGGCAGTATCTTCGGGGGTGTTGCTGAGAGTTGCTGTGGGTGAACCTACAGGAGCATCATTAACAGGAGTGACAGCAAAGGTGTTGCTTTGTCCATTCAAAGTGGCTGTACCATCAGTGACATCGTAGGTGAGGGTGACAGAACCATTAAAGTCGGCGTTGGGAGTGAAGGTATAAGTCCCGTTATTGTTGTTAACCAATGTGCCGTTATTAGCAGTTAAGTTAGCAACGGTAAGAATATCACCATCCACATCACTGAAACCTGCTAATAAATCCGCCTGATTAATAATAATGGCAGTATCTTCGGGGGTGTTGCTGAGAGTTGCTGTGGGTGAACCTACAGGAGCATCATTAACAGAAGTGACAGCAAAGGTGTTGCTTTGTCCAGTCAAACTGGTTGTACCATCAGTGACATCGTAGGTGAGGGTGACAGAACCATTAAAGTCGGCGTTGGGAGTGAAGGTATAAGTCCCATTATTGTTGTTAACCAATGTGCCATTATTAGCAGTTAAGTTAGTCACAGCTAGGGGATCTCCATCCACATCACTGAAACCTGCTAATAAATCAGTCTGATTAATAATGATGGCAGTATCTTCGGCGATGTTGCTGAGAGTTGCTGTGGGTGAACCTACAGGGGGTTGGTTGGAGAAATCATCATTAGTGATGGTTCCAGTAACTGCGGTGGCGGTACCAACTGTGTAACCTGTGCCAGAAGTTAAGGTTAAAGCAACAGTTTCATCACTTTCAATGATGGCATCTGCTGTGGGGTCAATGGTAAGAGTTGCCGTAGCAGAATTAGCAGCAAAGGTAATAGTTCCAGTCGTATCTGTGAAAGTGGCTGCACCAATTTGGCTGTAGTCGTTATTGAAGGTGGCTGTACCAGCAACGCTATAATTCACAGTTAAAGCATTGGTGGTGCTTTCTGTACGAGTGAAGGTATAAACTAGGTTGGTTGTGCCATCTTCGTTGACGCTACCTGGAGATAGTGTTAGGGTAATTACAGGAGTAATATTAGCGACAATGTTACCACTGATAGTGTACTGCCCCAAACTGCCGTAATCTGTATAACCATTAACCAGAGGATCTCCTTTACCTACACCATCAATTTCGAGGTAATAGGTTCCAGCTGCTACATTTGTGTCGATATTTGCGAATAGGAAGTCTGTGGGATTGGAGGATACAATGAATGTCCCAAGGGAATCGAATAGCCTCGCTTGAATGTCTAGGTTTGGTCCGCGAGTGAAGGGATTCACGGTTAAGCTAATTGCACCAGCACCGGTGAAAAAACTATAGTAATCGATATCTGTACGACGTTCGATGATGCCATGACCACTCAATGTTGTACCAGAAACATCTAATGCCTTGGCTGTAGCAATTGTATTACCAGTATCATCTGTGCGGTAGCCGAACCCATTTTGGGTCGTAATAACGTTCAATTCATCTTCTTTAATCAATACTGGTTCTGGATTGCCACCTTCATAATAAGCATAATTAGCATACTCGCTGTTGCTCCACTGGCTTAAGTTCTTGGCTTCTCCTCCCCCCATAATTGGTGCCCAGCCAGTATCACCGCTACCTTGTCCTTCGTAATAATTATTCCCTGGTTGTTGGCTTGTTCCATCATGCTCTAGTCCTAGAGTGTGACCTACTTCATGGGAGATAGTCTCAGTCGTAAGTATCTCTTCGCCATCTGTACTCTCACTAAAAATAAAGGCGGGAGTATCACGATAGTCATTGAAAGAGCTAGAGTAGGCGACTCCTATCGTCCCTGCTGATCCGTACCAGTCCAAGCTGCTACCACCAATAACAGCACGTACACCCCAGCGAGTATCGTTAGCATCACTCTTAATCAGATCGTTAATATCTGTTGGGGCTTGGGTTGTGACATTCACATTAAAGGGGCTAAAATCTTCGGCGACACGCTGCCAAATATACTGGATTCTTTCCAGTTCAGCTGGGCTGAATAATGGATCGTTGTCTAGGCTGAAGGAAGGGGTAATAATATCAGCCCCATTATGAAACTGCTCATTCCACTGAGTCCCAGAGGTGGTATGCCCGTTGAAATCTAAATAAATTGTGTGGTTGGCTCCTGCTAGGCTGTTGAGGAGGAAAGTTTGGGATAAATCTAAAGCTCCTGAGACAGGTGCTATTGACTGTTGGGGTGGATTATTGATTCGATTTAGATCAACATCTACACCTTCGTTGATATTCGGCTGCACAGATGTGATTTCTGGTTCAGTTACGTTATTCCCTAGTGCCAACTTAGAACTAGGTGTATCTGTCTGATTCACTTCTGGGAATGCAGCACTTTCGGCTTCTGGTGTGGCAGTTGTCACAAAACGATCTGATAAATTAATTTTATTAGTGCTGGTGGGGTTGCCGATTAGACCGACATAAGCGATGCGATCGCTTGTGCTATCTCTGGTATTCAGACTGCTGTTGCTGTTATGCAGAAGAATCGACTCAACGTTCCAAGTTCTGGTTAGTGATTGATAATTCTGTAAATTATCCAAACTCAGTTGCGTATTACCTAAGTACAAATATTCTGGGGAACCGTGAGAAACGATATGTAACCTGGTAATTTGGGAATTTTGTTGTAAAACTTCCGTAATTTCCTCAATGCCATCTCGATTTGGCGAAAGAACAAATGTTTTTACTCCCTCAAGAACTCCGTTTTGTAGGCTTTTGTAGTTGGGAACGGAGGAATCAATAAAAACAACCGTATCTGTTTTAGAGAACAAAGAGTCATTTAACATTTTTATGATTTTTTCACCTGGTAATAGAATCGAATGTCTTGTTGCATTGAGGCTAGTTTTTACTAGTTCTGATGCAGACAAGTTTAAGCACGACTAACATAGTGACATATTTTACATATAGTTACTACAGTGTTTTCTCGGTTATGAGATTGATGAGCTTCTGAAGCAAGTTTGGTTTCGGGAATTCGGTTGGGTGCGATCGCAATTAGCCCCAACTCTCCTCCCAACTAGCTCAAACACAAATCTTCAATTTCTCAACTAACTGTTCCTGATGCTTTTTCCTCTTCTTCTCAAATGCGCTAAATCAATAAACCAATAAGTTTTCTCCCTAAGAGCCATTTACTGACACTCCGTAAAGCCGACAACATAGCTGCGCTGATCGCGTAGCATTGTACACGAAAGTATTAGTAAATGACTATTAGTTTCCATGAGGAAATAAGATGCCTTTGCCTTGGGCATTCTGCCTGCCTTTTTAGGTAGGTTTAAGTAAAATTTAAAAAGCAGGTTTATTCGCGATCGCTATAATTGTCTGTAGAGGAACTTCGGCAAAATAATTTTGCTGGAATTGTTCTTCGCTGATGGCGGCTAAAAATTTCTCTCCAGCTGTATCAGTAATGCCTTCTGAGTTGGTGCTGGGATTCCAACTAATGTGAAAATCACGGTCTTGTCTTGTGACTGTGAACCCCAAATCTTTTAAAGCTTCAAATCCCCAAAGTAAAGTTTGGTCACGGATGCCGAGTTTTGCTAAAAGTTGCCCGCGGGTAACTGATTGATTTGTCCGACTTAGATATTTAGCAATACCGACCAAAGTCAGCCAAATTTGCTGGGGTGGTTGATGCTGGGGTTTAGACCAGGCGATCGCTAATTGTTGATTATTATAGAGACATCGCCTTAACCATGCACGTAAATCATCCCAGTTGGTAGGACAATCAGCCATTAAAACAGCCGAATGCTGATTAATCAGTTCTGAATATTCTTGATTTCGCCAATCTAATATAATCTGAGTAGAGACGTGATTCATCGCGTCCGAATTACCCACAGCACGAACAGCAATTAATCTAATTTCATAGCGTTTTTTGAAAGTATTGTAATCTAGTTCGGCAATGCAATCACACCTACCTAGAGGCAATTCATCTTTATAGTGTCCCCACCAAATTCCAGGAAACGCGCTTTTAGTAGAATCATCCCGAATATCAAAATCGGTTTTAATGTACTGCACCTTTTTGCCTTTCCAATCCTGCTGATTCCGATGCCAAGAATTTTCAAACCAGCAGTTTTGAATTAACAGTTTTGGCACAGGGTTTCCCATTCCACAAGGTTCCAGCAGTTTGAGTTCCAAAAATAACTCTTTGCCTAAATCTGCAACAGTTACTGTTAAGTCAGCTTGTACAGTGGGCATGAGATTTGTTCCACCCAAAGATTGCCGCAACTGTTGATTAATTGCATCTGTAAATAAAGGGATATTTTCTACTAATAAGCTCAACCCGGCGGCAAAGGGATGTCCACCAAAGCTATGTAACAAATGTGCTTGCTGTTTTACTAATTGGTATAAATCGACAGAATTGACAGAACGGGCAGAACCACGGGCTAAGGAGGGAGTAGGGGTAGTATCTTGTGTTCGTTCTTCTGTACTCAATAAAATAGTGGGACGGCCTGTTTCTTGGGCTATTTGTCCAGCGACTAAACCCAATACTCCAGCTGGCCATTGGGTATCTTCTAAGACGATAACGCTGGTGGTTGATAAGTCTAGCTGAGAAAGTTTTTGTGTAACTTGTGCTTGGACATCTTTTTGTAAAGACTTGCGGCGGGTGTTAGCTAGTTCTGTCACTTCGGCTAGTTGATGACAATGTTTCAGATCCCGGCTAGTTAATAACTCGACGCAGAAACTAGCATCGCCTTGAATGCGACTCACAGCGTTAATCCGTGGCCCTAGACCGAAGGAAATATCTGTGGGGCGATCGCCATTTTTCTGACATAATTCTAATAATCGCCCTACCCCTGGCCGTCGTCTGGTTGTGACTGGCTGCTGAAAGTCGGCTTGCAATCTTTGAATACCTAATTGCGCTAAATACCGACAGTCTCCACTTAACTGCACCAAATCGGCTATTAATCCCACTGCGACTAAATCTAATAAATCGGCTAAGGGATTTTGGGGGACATTCGGTAGGGTTTGATAAAGAGCTTCAATTAATTTAAAAGCTACCGCTACCCCAGAAAGATGAAATAACTGATGTTCCTTTGGTAAATAGCGGGGGTTGATAATGGCTGTAACTGGTGGGCGTTGTTCAGGTAAGGTATGGTGGTCTGTAACTATGACATCTATACCTAACTGTTGGGCATAAACAATTTCATTAATATTTGTACTGCCTGTGTCGCAAGTTACTATTAATTTACAACCTTGTTTTTGTAAATTATCAATTCCTGGATAATTGAGTCCGTGGGATTCTTTGAGGCGATTGGGGATGTAGTAAGTTAACTGGGAATCTTGGTTGAAAAACTGTCCTAAACCATCCCATAAAACAGCCGTGGAGGTAATTCCATCAGCGTCGAAGTCTCCCCAAATGGCGATTTTATCATTGTTATTTCGTGCTTGTTGCAATCTTTCCATCGCTAGCTGCATTTCTTCGCCAAATTCAAAGGGGCTGGCTGGTTGATATGTTTTATAGTCGGTAAAGGCTGCTAATTGTTGTTCGTTTTTAATTCCTCTTTGCCATAATAATTGGGCTGCATACAATCCGCTTGATGCTGGTGTATGCTGTTTGACTATTTGGATGAACCAGTCTGGTGGTTTTTCGGGTGTTGCTATAATCCATTTCATGGAGTTTTTTAAAGCTTAGAAAGGAGGTTGGTTTTGGATTATCGAACCGCCAAGTCGCCAAGTGCGCCAAGAGAGGAGGACGTTTACTATATTTTTTTTATTAGTATTTATTGATCATTTATCTGAATTTCATTTACTAGGGGATTGAGAATTATTTCATTAGCCATTCCTTCAGGTTTACGGGTGCGAATTGCTGGACGGGTTCGCCTGTAACCGGCTCTTTCGGCTTTTTGATGTTCGTAATCAATCAGTCTGCCATAATGTTCATGTTTGCTTAAATTCATTGACAGGAAAATATGCTGGCGGATATTACCAAATCCTTTCCGGTTAAAGAATTTGACGGCTGGATTGTTGGTAGGATCTGTGTCTACTAGCATGAATCGCGCCCCGTCTTCAATCATCCGCGCGATCGCTTTATCAACTAATTTATCTGCTACTCCTCGACGCTGAAATTTCGGATTCACAGCTAGCCATAATATATAACCGTAAGTCCAGGATGCTTTGGTAATAATGGTTCCTAAAATAAACCCTGCTAATTCTCCGTCTGTTTCTGCAACCAGACAATATTCTGGATCTGTATTGTACAGTCCAATTACTTCCCATTCGTCCCAGGTGCGATATAAATAAGGATATAAATCGCTAGTAAATAGCTGTTCACCTAAGTGGTAAACTGGTGAAATATCGTCTATCCCTAATTCACGAACATAAATCAAATCAGTTTCATCAAAGCTTTTCATATAATTCTCTAGAATTCAGAGAGCTACTTCTTGAATATTGGCAAGATTTGGTAAATA
This genomic interval from Nodularia sp. LEGE 06071 contains the following:
- a CDS encoding YdcF family protein, with translation MRHKFTKTSSISPWRKFRKQWQLLQKIACGLCLVFGGWLIFTTITLVWASSVPVDAFFVLGGSIRREIYVTQITEKYPQIPVLISSGSEPPCIWLIFQREAAELQNVWLENCANSTFENFYYGIPILRQWKVHKVKLITSPTHLPRAKWMAQILFGAHGIWVEPDIVSEQGIPGNYESGWKTGLDIIRSLFWAVLSHIMQPQCSNVTRLAEVDMQAWQSRGFQCERQGGVGSRDEGRQGKPF
- a CDS encoding DUF4347 domain-containing protein encodes the protein MRKSYLHIISHGSPESLYLGNTPLKLDNLQNYQSLITTWNVESILLHNSNSNLDSRDNKSDRISYVGLIGKLTNTNKINLSDTFLTTPTPEAGSKALPEVNQIDTPRDEKAIFAKFGTTGNAGFGNGQLLMTLSGTSDLIATDVNVNLLGANFLFS
- a CDS encoding DUF4347 domain-containing protein, with protein sequence MPSLQDGVLEGVKTFVLSPNRDGIAEITEVLQQNSQITNLLGLTH
- a CDS encoding cadherin-like domain-containing protein, whose product is MLNDSLFSKTDTVVFIDSSVPNYKSLQNGVLEGVKTFVLSPNRDGIEEITEVLQQNSQITRLHIVSHGSPEYLYLGNTQLSLDNLQNYQSLTRTWNVESILLHNSNSSLNTRDSTSDRIAYVGLIGNPTSTNKINLSDRFVTTATPEAESAAFPEVNQTDTPSSKLALGNNVTEPEITSVQPNINEGVDVDLNRINNPPQQSIAPVSGALDLSQTFLLNSLAGANHTIYLDFNGHTTSGTQWNEQFHNGADIITPSFSLDNDPLFSPAELERIQYIWQRVAEDFSPFNVNVTTQAPTDINDLIKSDANDTRWGVRAVIGGSSLDWYGSAGTIGVAYSSSFNDYRDTPAFIFSESTDGEEILTTETISHEVGHTLGLEHDGTSQQPGNNYYEGQGSGDTGWAPIMGGGEAKNLSQWSNSEYANYAYYEGGNPEPVLIKEDELNVITTQNGFGYRTDDTGNTIATAKALDVSGTTLSGHGIIERRTDIDYYSFFTGAGAISLTVNPFTRGPNLDIQARLFDSLGTFIVSSNPTDFLFANIDTNVAAGTYYLEIDGVGKGDPLVNGYTDYGSLGQYTISGNIVANITPVITLTLSPGSVNEDGTTNLVYTFTRTESTTNALTVNYSVAGTATFNNDYSQIGAATFTDTTGTITFAANSATATLTIDPTADAIIESDETVALTLTSGTGYTVGTATAVTGTITNDDFSNQPPVGSPTATLSNIAEDTAIIINQTDLLAGFSDVDGDPLAVTNLTANNGTLVNNNNGTYTFTPNADFNGSVTLTYDVTDGTTSLTGQSNTFAVTSVNDAPVGSPTATLSNTPEDTAIIINQADLLAGFSDVDGDILTVANLTANNGTLVNNNNGTYTFTPNADFNGSVTLTYDVTDGTATLNGQSNTFAVTPVNDAPVGSPTATLSNTPEDTAIIINQADLLAGFSDVDGDILTVANLTANNGTLVNNNNGTYTFTPNADFNGSVTLTYDVTDGTATLNGQSNTFAVTPVNDAPVGSPTATLSNTPEDTAIIINQADLLAGFSDVDGDILTVANLTANNGTLVNNNNGTYTFTPNADFNGSVTLTYDVTDGTATLTGQSNTFAVTAVNDAPTVANIIANQTTQEDDFFSFTVPANTFTDVDAGDSLTYNATLANGNPLPTWLTFDSNTRTFSGTPDDPNNGTISIIVTATDSSNASVSDTFDLTVIPVIDGGDGDDVLFGGAGNDILAGRNGNDTLYANAGNDILYGDNGNDILYGGDGNDILNGNQGDDVLNGGNGDDELYGGDGRDLMVGGDGRDLMVGGDGNDTLNGNQGDDILYGGNGNDILYGTNGNDILYGDDGNDSLFGGIGNDLLVGGLGDDLLLGDVGSDIFVLETGGGRDRINDFSLGQGDKIGLSGLSFNQLSFSGNEIRLGNQTLAILAGVNTTTLTQNDFISV
- the recJ gene encoding single-stranded-DNA-specific exonuclease RecJ; this encodes MKWIIATPEKPPDWFIQIVKQHTPASSGLYAAQLLWQRGIKNEQQLAAFTDYKTYQPASPFEFGEEMQLAMERLQQARNNNDKIAIWGDFDADGITSTAVLWDGLGQFFNQDSQLTYYIPNRLKESHGLNYPGIDNLQKQGCKLIVTCDTGSTNINEIVYAQQLGIDVIVTDHHTLPEQRPPVTAIINPRYLPKEHQLFHLSGVAVAFKLIEALYQTLPNVPQNPLADLLDLVAVGLIADLVQLSGDCRYLAQLGIQRLQADFQQPVTTRRRPGVGRLLELCQKNGDRPTDISFGLGPRINAVSRIQGDASFCVELLTSRDLKHCHQLAEVTELANTRRKSLQKDVQAQVTQKLSQLDLSTTSVIVLEDTQWPAGVLGLVAGQIAQETGRPTILLSTEERTQDTTPTPSLARGSARSVNSVDLYQLVKQQAHLLHSFGGHPFAAGLSLLVENIPLFTDAINQQLRQSLGGTNLMPTVQADLTVTVADLGKELFLELKLLEPCGMGNPVPKLLIQNCWFENSWHRNQQDWKGKKVQYIKTDFDIRDDSTKSAFPGIWWGHYKDELPLGRCDCIAELDYNTFKKRYEIRLIAVRAVGNSDAMNHVSTQIILDWRNQEYSELINQHSAVLMADCPTNWDDLRAWLRRCLYNNQQLAIAWSKPQHQPPQQIWLTLVGIAKYLSRTNQSVTRGQLLAKLGIRDQTLLWGFEALKDLGFTVTRQDRDFHISWNPSTNSEGITDTAGEKFLAAISEEQFQQNYFAEVPLQTIIAIANKPAF
- a CDS encoding GNAT family N-acetyltransferase, whose translation is MKSFDETDLIYVRELGIDDISPVYHLGEQLFTSDLYPYLYRTWDEWEVIGLYNTDPEYCLVAETDGELAGFILGTIITKASWTYGYILWLAVNPKFQRRGVADKLVDKAIARMIEDGARFMLVDTDPTNNPAVKFFNRKGFGNIRQHIFLSMNLSKHEHYGRLIDYEHQKAERAGYRRTRPAIRTRKPEGMANEIILNPLVNEIQINDQ